One genomic window of Enoplosus armatus isolate fEnoArm2 chromosome 19, fEnoArm2.hap1, whole genome shotgun sequence includes the following:
- the rfx6 gene encoding DNA-binding protein RFX6: MPMKRSSETSAGDGVFLIHSLTKTLCSSPGDARTDFMGRTRFHQEDDCGIKSEAEDSNETPSSEEDQDLADFNPDLTAKRSVLSSRKTISQIIKDKKKQTQLTLQWLEENYIVCEGVCLPRCILYAHYLDFCRKEKLELACAATFGKTIRQKFPLLTTRRLGTRGHSKYHYYGIGIKESSAYYHSVYSGKGLTRFSGSKLKNEGGFTRKYSLSSKTGTLLPDFPNAQHLLLQGNVSREKVDTLIMMYKTHCQCVLDNAINVNFEEIQNFLLHFWQGMPDHLLPLLENPVIVDIFCVCDSILYKVLTDVLIPATMQEMPESLLADIRNFAKHWEHWLASSLENLPERLAAKKLPIARHFVSSLKRQTSFLHLAQIARPALFDQAVVTSMVLDIDSVDLSSISSQPLLSVSTTGDQDPDLYSEYDSITVFQELKELLRKNATVESFIEWLDSVVEHKVIKPGKQSGRSVKKRAQDFLLRWSFFGARVMHNLTLNNASSFGSFHLIRMLLDEYILLALETQFNNDKEQDLQNLLDKYMKNADASKAAFTASPSSCFLANRNKASAAADQPVKNESPAEHAYMPLSAYQQQGSDAGAVVYQGTEAAGFMAAGGQMDFSQVSGPLMTPPISPAALVHRGSVINQGPMTGNPLTSSSSSSSSSSASTCPSSTSSCLSSLSAMTQPTQPCSSYPEALYHCLPQTSSSYFPPASGSSASSYQPALRPQTQSQCLASVQSQASSLAYHLSRYPSFSDQHLTKDVFYSHHHPAAHHPSNSTNCSLTAYGSAVRPASSYGSGSDAVQAEQGLDAQTAAQILDSAEGFGFVGAGLNPAGGGCQGQAYSAAGHGGYYGNSSYLDGQRMGMGTSLVDQHVSVISTVGSLRPFPSAYSEVHDPLNILDEPGRKTTGVYFTEAETGADHSLPPSGSAPCMFGVPSPFTSQEALLSQQRAPPPSEVQDLVSSLPPINTVFMGAGGVQ; this comes from the exons ATGCCGATGAAACGCAGCAGCGAGACTTCGGCCGGGGACGGGGTGTTCCTCATTCACTCCCTGACAAAGACTTTGTGCAGCTCGCCGGGGGACGCCCGCACGGACTTCATGGGACGGACACGTTTCCACCAGGAGGACGACTGTGGGATCAAGTCAG AAGCGGAGGACAGCAACGAGACGCCGTCCTCCGAGGAGGACCAGGACCTGGCGGACTTTAACCCGGACCTGACCGCCAAACGGAGCGTCTTGTCCTCCAGGAAGACCATCAGTCAGATCATCAAGGACAAGAAGAAGCAGACGCAGCTCACTCTGCAGTG GCTGGAGGAGAACTACATAGTGTGCGAAGGAGTGTGTCTGCCTCGGTGTATCCTCTACGCTCACTACCTGGACTTCTGCAGGAAGGAGAAACTGGAGCTGGCCTGTGCTGCTACATttggaaag ACGATTCGACAGAAGTTTCCCCTTCTAACAACGCGACGACTGGGAACCAGGGGACACTCCAA ATATCACTACTACGGAATCGGCATCAAAGAGAGCAGCGCTTACTACCACTCGGTGTATTCTGGAAAAGGTCTGACCAG GTTTTCGGGGAGCAAGCTCAAGAACGAG ggAGGTTTCACCAGGAAATACTCTTTGAGCTCTAAAACTGGAACCTTGCTGCCAGACTTCCCCAACGCTCAGCATCTTCTGCTGCAGGGAAACGTCTCCAGAGAAAAG GTGGACACTCTGATCATGATGTATAAAACACACTGCCAGTGCGTCCTGGACAACGCCATCAATGTCAACTTCGAGGAG ATCCAGAACTTCCTGCTCCATTTCTGGCAGGGAATGCCCGATCacctgctgccgctgctggaGAACCCGGTCATCGTCGACAtcttctgtgtctgtgactCCATTCTCTACAAG GTTTTAACCGACGTCCTGATTCCTGCAACGATGCAGGAGATGCCTGAAAG TCTGTTGGCAGATATCCGCAACTTTGCCAAACACTGGGAGCACTGGTTGGCCTCCTCCCTGGAGAACCTCCCAGAGCGCCTCGCTGCCAAGAAGCTCCCCATAGCGCGGCACTTTGTTTCCTCCCTGAAGAGGCAGACCTCGTTCTTACACCTGGCCCAG ATAGCTCGTCCGGCGCTGTTTGACCAGGCTGTGGTGACCAGCATGGTGTTGGATATCGACAGCGTGGACCTCAGCAGCATCAGCTCGCAGCCTCTGCTCAGCGTAAGCACGACTGGAGACCAGGACCCGGACCTCTACTCTGAGT aTGACTCCATCACCGTCTTTcaggagctgaaggagctgctgagAAAGAACGCCACGGTGGAGTCCTTCATCGAGTGGCTGGACTCCGTGGTGGAGCATAAAGTCATCAAG CCCGGCAAGCAGAGCGGCCGATCGGTGAAGAAGCGAGCGCAGGACTTCCTCCTCAGGTGGAGTTTCTTCGGTGCGAGGGTGATGCACAACCTCACGCTCAACAACGCCTCCAGCTTCG GCTCCTTCCACCTGATCAGGATGCTGCTGGACGAATACATCCTGCTGGCTCTGGAAACTCAGTTCAACAACGACAAGGAGCAGGACCTGCAGAACCTGCTggacaaatacatgaaaaatgcaG ACGCGAGCAAAGCGGCGTTCACGGCCTCTCCCAGCTCCTGCTTCCTGGCTAATCGCAACAAGGCCAGCGCGGCAGCTGACCAGCCGGTGAAGAACGAGTCTCCGGCGGAGCACGCCTACATGCCCCTGTCCGCCTATCAGCAGCAAGGCTCGGACGCGGGCGCCGTCGTCTACCAGGGGACGGAGGCGGCTGGCTTCATGGCTGCAG GTGGTCAGATGGACTTCTCTCAGGTCAGCGGCCCCCTCATGACGCCCCCTATCTCTCCAGCAGCGTTAGTGCACCGAGGCTCCGTCATCAACCAGGGGCCCATGACAGGGAACCCCCTgacatcatcttcttcttcttcttcttcttcttccgcCTCCACCTgcccctcctccacttcctcctgccTGTCTTCTCTCAGCGCCATGACCCAGCCCACCCAGCCCTGCTCCTCATACCCGGAGGCCCTGTACCACTGCTTACCTCAGACCAGCTCGAGTTACTTCCCCCCAGCCAGCGGCTCCTCAGCCTCAAGCTACCAGCCCGCGCTCAG GCCTCAGACTCAGAGCCAGTGTCTGGCTTCAGTCCAGTCTCAGGCTTCGTCGCTGGCCTACCATCTCTCTCGGTACCCCTCCTTCAGCGACCAGCACCTGACCAAAGACGTCTTCTACAGTCATCATCACCCGGCAGCCCATCACCCATCGAACAGCACCAACTGCTCCCTGACGGCTTATGGTTCGGCAGTCCGACCCGCGTCCAGCTACGGCTCAGGCTCGGACGCCGTCCAGGCTGAACAGGGACTGGAcgctcagacagcagctcagatCCTGGACTCAGCAGAGGGGTTCGGCTTCGTGGGGGCCGGACTGAACCCCGCGGGCGGTGGGTGTCAGGGGCAGGCGTACTCTGCTGCAGGACACGGCG GTTACTATGGCAACAGCAGTTACCTGGACGGCCAGCGCATGGGTATGGGCACATCACTGGTCGACCAGCACGTGTCAGTCATCAGCACCGTCGGCAGCCTGCGTCCGTTCCCTTCAGCGTACTCTGAAGTCCACGATCCGCTCAACATCCTGGACGAACCGGGGAGGAAAACAACCGGGGTGTATTTCACGGAGGCCGAAACCGGAGCAG ATCATTCCCTCCCCCCGTCTGGATCCGCTCCCTGCATGTTTGGAGTCCCCTCTCCATTCACCTCCCAGGAGGCATTGCTCTCTCAGCAGCGGGCACCGCCACCGTCGGAGGTGCAGGACCTGGTGTCCTCGCTGCCTCCCATCAACACCGTCTTCATGGGGGCAGGGGGAGTACAGTGA
- the tdrd15 gene encoding tudor domain-containing protein 15, whose translation MQSELGSEHQKSQNSGPSAQCALWPVDLKLTHLDWNPEATLIHFQGQYLTICELDYNILQGEIQNIPKTKAAVDIGEFCLVQDWTSARWYRGRVQSRKVDLFDVFLIDHGNVLSVNIDHISTCSNDLFILPPKIVCGFLANVVLLQGCSHSVVEDYLSNLIGRNVTGYIQAFLPHRVLLLEASDINIDLVRHGFGRHVDTDTFLLLVEMLTEVPLKQNIEPVPDLLIEKPRGQEFCFKPSGFQGYKDILSFCGPRLNCGTRAKVRVTAAVNPGLFYCQRASMETDLWEMSKKLAAVCEYRTKECNQKTPENLGLLCSVKGKDGKWYRGFVQFLPVNSQVRVLFIDYGFFESVKVENVHRLTPDFYSTPIMAFPCSLSCLSDQDEAVKTQQLSFLKAGLLGSVLDVQIRGFYEGEHLYSITVIGAEDNHVKQADRIQDRPRMKVETILEAEELSPRGGYLYYETLLGEALGETLEEEGVKVDSVFVGCVVHIQNPNHFWIRTQKRNDEFEEMMTKMEDHFSQVKLDEGVLLNPELGTLCCAVYEEDMHFYRGVVTDTLKHGAEVLFIDFGNTEKVPHMLIKKIPETFTSKSAFAFCCSLYVFPFDEVWTSATSDFFGQAVLNKALRVHVVQMRKNKCVVDLYEMGSDNNQSIAELLISSKQVDYWNNIPTEHMVQNNTDVTEKIKCPRYSVTSDISGNTEQLEDCEEEEKTCKSEIEKAQAPANFKALSFKPGCEFAVCCSYVSSPSDFWCQPLDKVPALEELMDKVQQYYSTHTVPLQSGDSCCVARSPQDGRWYRASITEKQKGHARVLLVDYGCTIQIKEHNLQAIMPEYVYLDGQAFRCSHYNLIEPADPKNSGNWSPEVRKSLKDFVLNSTGGLKCKVVSQWNVKNKGLCHVVDLCSTQTQQSITNLLVEQGLAREVTISTKQLSTVFPESFVYSSYDLSPGNEEQVFITHVSSQWEVYCQLEKNNGIIEGLERKISEESEKMMQASTGAVLRKLCLAKYFDGKWYRGLAHPVQSPRHLGVLFVDYGNANISEKTHVTFIPRDSTDLLFTPMQAVRCSLASVSKDELYADVKEFLDGAVLNKQVRAVIVGKNEDGSFDVKLFDGDVNVNEKVKELILSLSSQPKTKPKTLQTRHPKTSVRCKSQHKGPSSNSPTLNANRGTQVGRASHKTTENTKSCVRGKAQNMNTKVKQRREYRDANTKSEEPQCTEETGVPQLSCLPEMKVSTGFRAKCFVSHIDSVNSFFLQLSEDEPAILKMGEDLNSSMLRGSLKTATSLRVGDLVLAEYEEDGALYRSAVKDCEGRSRFKVEFVDYGNAAVMGKEKIYSIPKEHLYQPRFSIPCSLVDTSTYKSDASFTDAVMEKPLMVDFVRQYGTHWVVKVEILDGAVALSAALEAAVESCIETEKEDEAPARSSETEEKMRSEQESKVNKNETTESERMTPTVDGENVMLKPPPATRTPKLNIITRRLRRRTRVRNKGYSTRNQRNTAISSVKAKRSCADVIIPLTVRPGDTENGTVLSVLSNGNFYIRLNKTSDLLAALESRIADLCKREMVVQEDVKQGLKCLVQVHNDKQWHRAVVQHVGQGKCRVLFVDHGMPEEIPNGPIRRRHGDLTKITDLAILCKVDCLGLSEGEDAHKLWCQTLKPMMGKDVKLLFVCYSEADQLWMVEIVINGLFLVRQITTSLRQNEETIPSPADTRNEKADEQSNLDTSPPQHFVVAPVDIDKAYSGFAAAVTTPFEFCVVLEDMLLVMHKVSIMLDDLPGQMSPLPEAHLVPGACCLLKSDTKNKWCRAEIVHADTTAVLSLVDYGQYECMPHEDCSKLKRLPEEITTLPKVTYPCVLRGVKAVNGQWTDEAAVFFQQCLYQKKLQIFFRDFVSNTHWKVDILADGVHVAKELVDAGHANYIDVMLGLRFQEQSPREADSEEECGQDGEGPDAKSDLSVESAADEAEGRMPLSVRSGSSHCFLM comes from the exons ATGCAGTCAGAGCTGGGCTCCGAACATCAAAA GTCTCAGAATTCTGGTCCATCTGCGCAATGTGCCCTTTGGCCAGTGGACCTCAAGTTAACTCACTTGGACTGGAACCCTGAAGCAACCTTGATACACTTTCAGGGACAGTACCTTACCATATGTGAACTTGACTATAACATCTTGCAAGGAGAAATACAGAACATACCTAAGACTAAAGCTGCAGTGGATATTGGAGAGTTTTGCCTCGTACAAGATTGGACATCAGCCCGCTGGTACAGGGGAAGAGTTCAGAGCCGAAAAGTGGACTTGTTTGATGTTTTCCTCATAGATCACGGTAATGTCTTGAGTGTCAACATTGACCACATATCTACCTGTTCAAACGACCTTTTCATCCTGCCTCCCAAAATAGTTTGCGGCTTTCTTGCAAATGTAGTACTGCTTCAAGGTTGTTCCCATTCTGTAGTGGAGGACTACTTGTCAAACCTGATTGGAAGAAATGTCACAGGTTACATCCAAGCCTTCCTGCCCCACAGAGTGCTCTTATTGGAAGCCTCTGACATTAACATCGACCTTGTTAGACATGGGTTTGGGAGACATGTGGACACGGATACTTTCCTCCTCTTGGTTGAGATGCTCACAGAGGTGCCGCTCAAACAAAACATAGAGCCAGTTCCTGACTTACTCATTGAAAAGCCAAGGGGACAAGAATTTTGCTTCAAACCGTCTGGTTTTCAGGGATACAAAGACATTCTGTCATTCTGTGGACCTAGATTGAATTGTGGGACACGTGCTAAAGTGCGTGTAACTGCTGCTGTCAACCCTGGGCTGTTTTACTGTCAGAGGGCCAGTATGGAAACAGATCTCTGGGAAATGTCAAAGAAGCTGGCTGCAGTTTGTGAATACAGAACCAAAGAATGCAATCAGAAGACTCCAGAAAACCTGGGTTTACTGTGCTCAGTTAAAGGCAAAGATGGGAAATGGTACAGAGGCTTTGTGCAGTTTCTCCCAGTCAACTCTCAAGTTAGAGTTTTGTTCATTGACTACGGGTTCTTTGAATCTGTCAAAGTTGAGAACGTCCACAGGTTGACACCTGATTTCTATTCAACACCCATCATGGCGTTCCCATGCTCGCTCTCCTGCCTGAGTGATCAGGATGAGGCAGTCAAAACTCAGCAGTTGAGTTTTCTCAAGGCAGGCTTGCTTGGAAGCGTGTTAGATGTGCAGATAAGAGGTTTTTATGAAGGAGAGCATCTGTACTCTATCACAGTAATTGGTGCTGAAGATAATCACGTGAAGCAAGCAGATCGCATTCAAGACCGTCCAAGAATGAAGGTTGAGACCATTTTGGAGGCAGAGGAATTGTCACCTCGGGGTGGCTATTTATACTATGAGACACTCTTGGGCGAAGCATTGGGTGAAACACTGGAAGAGGAAGGGGTGAAGGTAGACTCTGTCTTTGTGGGCTGTGTTGTGCATATCCAGAATCCAAACCACTTCTGGATCAGAACACAAAAACGCAATGATGAGTTTGAAGAAATGATGACAAAAATGGAAGATCACTTCAGTCAAGTGAAGCTGGATGAAGGCGTACTGTTGAATCCTGAGCTTGGGACACTGTGCTGTGCAGTTTATGAGGAAGACATGCATTTCTACAGGGGTGTAGTGACGGACACTCTTAAGCATGGAGCTGAAGTTCTTTTTATCGATTTTGGGAACACTGAGAAAGTGCCGCACATGTTGATCAAGAAAATACCCGAGACATTTACTAGCAAATCAGCATTTGCCTTCTGTTGTTCTctttatgtttttccttttgatgaAGTTTGGACCAGCGCCACATCTGACTTCTTCGGACAAGCTGTGCTGAACAAAGCCCTGCGAGTCCATGTTGTCcagatgagaaaaaacaaatgtgttgttgatCTCTATGAGATGGGAAGTGACAACAATCAAAGCATCGCTGAGCTCCTGATCTCTTCCAAACAAGTTGATTACTGGAACAACATTCCCACAGAGCATATggtgcaaaacaacacagatgtgacagaaaaaataaaatgcccgAGATATAGCGTGACATCAGACATCAGTGGGAATACAGAGCAACTGGAGGattgtgaggaggaagagaaaacgTGCAAAAGTGAAATTGAGAAGGCCCAAGCCCCTGCTAACTTCAAAGCGTTAAGCTTCAAGCCTGGGTGTGAGTTTGCTGTGTGTTGCTCTTACGTTAGCTCTCCATCAGATTTCTGGTGCCAGCCTCTAGATAAGGTTCCAGCTTTGGAGGAACTGATGGATAAAGTTCAGCAATATTATTCAACTCATACAGTCCCCCTCCAATCAGGGGATTCATGTTGTGTCGCCAGATCACCTCAAGATGGAAGATGGTACAGGGCCTccatcacagaaaaacagaaaggcCATGCCAGAGTGTTGTTGGTTGACTATGGCTGTACCATCCAAATCAAGGAGCACAATCTTCAGGCAATAATGCCAGAATATGTTTATTTGGATGGACAAGCTTTCAGGTGCAGCCATTACAACCTGATTGAACCTGCTGACCCCAAGAACTCTGGGAATTGGAGTCCGGAGGTGCGTAAGTCACTGAAAGATTTTGTCCTCAACAGCACTGGTGGTCTAAAATGTAAAGTTGTCTCTCAGTggaatgtgaaaaacaaaggcCTGTGCCACGTTGTCGACCTCTGCAGCACCCAAACCCAGCAGAGCATAACAAATTTGCTCGTGGAACAGGGCCTGGCAAGAGAAGTGACAATCTCAACAAAGCAACTGTCAACAGTGTTCCCTGAGTCTTTTGTCTACTCTTCATATGATCTAAGCCCTGGAAATGAAGAACAAGTCTTCATCACTCACGTCAGCAGTCAGTGGGAGGTCTACTGCCAACTTGAGAAAAACAATGGAATCATCGAGGGACTCGAACGAAAAATCTCAGAGGAGAGCGAGAAAATGATGCAAGCCAGTACGGGAGCTGTTTTGAGGAAGCTGTGCCTGGCAAAATACTTTGATGGCAAATGGTACAGAGGCTTGGCTCATCCTGTTCAGTCGCCTCGGCATCTCGGTGTGCTTTTTGTGGATTATGGAAACGCAAACATATCAGAGAAAACCCACGTCACGTTTATCCCCAGAGACTCTACGGACTTGTTGTTCACACCCATGCAGGCTGTGAGGTGCAGCCTCGCTTCAGTGTCCAAGGACGAGCTCTATGCAGATGTCAAGGAATTTCTTGATGGCGCAGTCCTCAACAAGCAAGTGAGAGCCGTCATAGTTGGAAAGAACGAAGATGGTTCATTTGATGTTAAACTGTTTGATGGAGATGTTAACGTCAATGAGAAGGTAAAGGAGCTCATTCTCAGTCTTTCATCTCAACCAAAGACAAAACCTAAAACTCTCCAAACAAGACACCCAAAGACATCAGTCAGGTGCAAGAGTCAACATAAAGGGCCGTCTTCAAATTCTCCCACACTGAATGCCAACAGAGGCACACAAGTTGGGAGAGCGTCCCACAAAacgacagaaaacacaaaaagctgtGTTCGTGGGAAAGCTcagaacatgaacacaaaagtaaaacaacgAAGAGAGTACCGCGATGCAAACACAAAGTCAGAAGAACCACAATGTACGGAGGAAACGGGTGTCCCACAGCTCTCATGTTTGCCCGAGATGAAAGTGAGCACAGGTTTCAGGGCGAAGTGTTTCGTCTCCCACATCGACTCGGTCAACAGCTTTTTCCTTCAGCTGTCGGAGGATGAACCTGCCATCTTGAAAATGGGTGAAGATCTCAACTCAAGTATGTTGAGAGGTTCCTTGAAGACTGCAACGTCTTTGAGAGTCGGTGACCTTGTTCTGGCTGAGTATGAGGAAGACGGCGCTCTGTACCGTTCTGCCGTGAAGGACTGTGAAGGACGTTCCCGTTTCAAAGTTGAGTTTGTGGACTATGGGAACGCTGCAGTCATGGGGAAGGAGAAGATCTACTCCATACCAAAGGAGCATCTCTATCAGCCAAGATTTAGCATACCGTGCTCCCTTGTGGACACAAGCACATACAAAAGTGATGCTTCTTTCACTGATGCTGTAATGGAGAAGCCTCTCATGGTTGATTTTGTGCGTCAGTATGGAACTCATTGGGTGGTCAAGGTTGAGATTCTTGATGGAGCAGTTGCTCTTTCAGCAGCACTCGAAGCAGCTGTCGAGAGTTGCATTGAAACTGAAAAGGAAGACGAGGCTCCCGCAAGATCATCTGAAAcggaagagaaaatgagatcAGAGCAAGAAAGCAAAGTAAACAAGAATGAAACAACTGAATCTGAAAGAATGACGCCTACTGTTGATGGTGAAAACGTCATGCTGAAACCACCACCTGCGACACGGACACCCAAACTGAACATAATAACCCGCAGGCTGCGTAGAAGAACACGAGTAAGAAACAAGGGTTATTCTACAAGGAATCAAAGGAACACCGCGATATCGTCTGTCAAAGCGAAGCGTAGTTGTGCAGATGTGATCATACCTCTGACCGTTCGACCTGGAGACACGGAGAATGGTACAGTTCTATCGGTCCTGAGTAACGGCAATTTTTACATCAGACTAAATAAGACCAGTGACCTGCTTGCTGCATTGGAAAGTCGCATAGCTGACCTATGCAAGCGTGAGATGGTGGTGCAAGAGGATGTCAAACAAGGCCTCAAGTGCTTAGTTCAGGTACACAATGACAAACAGTGGCACAGGGCTGTTGTTCAACATGTAGGCCAGGGAAAATGCCGGGTCCTCTTTGTGGATCATGGAATGCCAGAAGAAATTCCAAATGGCCCAATCAGACGACGGCATGGCGACCTGACAAAAATCACGGACCTTGCCATTTTGTGTAAGGTGGACTGCCTTGGGCTCAGTGAGGGAGAGGACGCTCACAAATTGTGGTGTCAAACTCTCAAACCAATGATGGGCAAAGACgtcaagctgctgtttgtgtgttattcaGAAGCTGATCAACTTTGGATGGTTGAAATAGTCATAAATGGACTGTTCCTCGTTCGTCAAATCACAACCTCCCTGCGGCAGAACGAAGAGACGATCCCGTCACCCGCTGACACCCGAAATGAGAAAGCAGACGAACAGTCCAACTTGGACACAAGCCCTCCCcagcattttgttgttgctcctGTTGATATAGACAAAGCATACTCTGGCTTCGCTGCTGCAGTGACGACTCCATTCGAGTTTTGCGTTGTCCTGGAGGACATGCTCCTCGTCATGCACAAAGTGTCCATAATGTTGGACGACCTCCCCGGGCAGATGTCTCCTCTTCCTGAAGCCCACCTCGTCCCCGGCGCCTGCTGCCTGCTGAAATCGGACACCAAGAACAAGTGGTGCAGGGCTGAAATCGTGCACGCCGACACCACAGCAGTCCTAAGCCTGGTGGATTACGGCCAATACGAATGCATGCCGCACGAAGACTGCTCTAAGCTGAAGAGGCTTCCTGAGGAGATAACGACCCTCCCAAAAGTGACATACCCCTGCGTCCTGAGAGGGGTGAAGGCAGTCAATGGACAGTGGACTGATGAAGCAGCAGTCTTCTTCCAGCAGTGTTTGTACCAGAAGAAGCTTCAGATCTTCTTCAGGGATTttgtgtcaaacacacactggaaggTGGACATCCTGGCCGACGGCGTTCATGTTGCCAAGGAGCTGGTGGATGCTGGACACGCCAATTATATAGACGTCATGCTCGGACTGAG GTTCCAGGAGCAGAGCCCCCGTGAAGCcgacagtgaggaggagtgcGGCCAGGATGGTGAAGGCCCTGACGCGAAGTCAGATCTTTCTGTTGAGTCTGCTGCTGATGAAGCCGAGGGGAGGATGCCTCTCAGCGTCCGGTCTGGATCAAGTCACT GTTTTCTGATGTGA